The Bradyrhizobium sp. WBAH42 genome includes a window with the following:
- a CDS encoding SDR family oxidoreductase has product MRLFILGLGYSARHFVRKHGDSFSHVAGTVRDPAQRNDLAGIEVHPFSGSDPSPETVERVRHADVLLVSIPPGSTGDPAIAAFGGVLKGNRCKVVYLSTIGVYGDHAGSWVDESTPPQAVLDRTRMRIAAEQAWTDATGGDAAILRLAGIYGPGRNALATLRAGTARRIIKPGQVFNRIHVDDIASTIMAAIHHVRGGTWNICDDEPAPPQDVIAYAAQLIGVAPPPEEAFATAEMSAMARSFYASSARVSNAKLKRELGVTLVHPTYRHGLDALWRAGEGP; this is encoded by the coding sequence ATGCGGCTCTTCATTCTCGGCCTCGGCTACAGTGCCCGGCACTTCGTCCGCAAGCACGGCGACAGCTTCTCGCATGTCGCCGGCACCGTGCGCGATCCCGCGCAGCGGAACGATCTCGCCGGCATCGAGGTGCATCCGTTTTCCGGTAGCGATCCGTCGCCCGAGACGGTTGAACGGGTTCGCCATGCCGACGTCCTCCTGGTGTCGATCCCGCCCGGCAGCACCGGCGATCCCGCGATCGCGGCGTTCGGCGGCGTGCTCAAGGGAAACCGCTGCAAGGTCGTCTATCTCTCGACCATCGGCGTGTATGGCGATCACGCGGGCAGCTGGGTCGACGAGAGCACGCCGCCGCAGGCCGTCCTCGACCGCACACGGATGCGGATCGCGGCAGAGCAGGCCTGGACGGATGCGACGGGCGGCGATGCGGCGATCCTGCGGCTTGCCGGCATCTACGGTCCCGGCCGCAACGCGCTGGCGACGCTGCGCGCGGGAACGGCGAGGCGCATCATCAAGCCGGGACAGGTCTTCAACCGCATCCACGTCGACGACATCGCGAGCACGATCATGGCCGCCATCCACCACGTGCGCGGCGGCACCTGGAACATCTGCGACGACGAGCCCGCGCCGCCGCAGGACGTGATCGCCTATGCCGCACAACTGATCGGCGTGGCGCCGCCGCCGGAAGAAGCGTTCGCCACCGCCGAGATGTCGGCGATGGCCCGCAGCTTCTATGCCAGCAGCGCGCGGGTCTCCAATGCGAAATTGAAGCGCGAGCTCGGCGTCACGCTTGTCCATCCCACCTATCGGCACGGCCTCGACGCTCTCTGGCGCGCGGGCGAAGGACCATAG
- a CDS encoding TRAP transporter small permease, with the protein MSTAEIHRQITADEIAHTFEEEATPKVDLGVYAFEDWVALAIFWVMALAVFLQFFTRYVLNDSYAWTEEIATYCLIGVVFIGSSMCVRLSRHIQVDLVYRYLPHAVGRVLSTAIDLIRIAFFGYAIKLVWVYIKIIGDEQMTTINLPKDYVYYAVLLGFVLMFARSAQVALQNWRQGYSVLERPGAYDGSEG; encoded by the coding sequence ATGTCCACCGCCGAAATCCACCGGCAGATCACCGCGGACGAGATCGCCCATACCTTCGAGGAGGAGGCGACGCCGAAGGTCGATCTCGGCGTCTACGCGTTCGAGGACTGGGTGGCGCTGGCGATCTTCTGGGTGATGGCGCTTGCCGTCTTCCTGCAATTCTTCACCCGCTACGTCCTCAACGACAGCTATGCCTGGACCGAGGAGATCGCGACCTATTGCCTGATCGGCGTGGTCTTCATCGGCTCGTCGATGTGCGTGCGGCTGTCGCGGCACATCCAGGTCGACCTCGTCTATCGCTACCTGCCGCATGCCGTAGGGCGCGTGCTGTCGACGGCGATCGACCTGATCCGGATCGCCTTCTTCGGCTACGCCATCAAGCTGGTCTGGGTCTACATCAAGATCATCGGCGACGAGCAGATGACCACGATCAATCTTCCCAAGGACTACGTCTATTACGCCGTGCTGCTCGGCTTCGTGCTGATGTTCGCACGCTCCGCGCAGGTGGCACTCCAGAACTGGCGGCAGGGCTACTCGGTCCTCGAACGTCCCGGTGCCTACGACGGATCGGAAGGATAA
- a CDS encoding FadR/GntR family transcriptional regulator translates to MPLEAVEARRLYRQVADQLRSLIDSGEYAVGSRLPTERELAEQLKVSRPTVREALIALEVEGRLRIRVGSGIYVTEPADAVPAPSAIIEGPFELLRAREFLESAIAEQAARVATKDDIDRIDAALVAMENVDHPGEASMVHDRAFHIAIAGCLGNAVLVRVVGELFDQRLNPYFAQLAHYFENPTTWRTALDEHRAVRDAIAARRPQTAYDAMRDHLAHSQERFAQNFGAETSAEAAAARKQAAPSAVQPAKSKRPSKKQAKSGSSRRR, encoded by the coding sequence GTGCCGCTGGAAGCTGTGGAGGCGAGACGGCTCTATCGCCAGGTCGCCGATCAATTGCGAAGCCTGATCGACAGCGGCGAGTACGCGGTCGGCAGCCGCTTGCCGACCGAGCGCGAGCTCGCCGAGCAGCTCAAAGTGTCGAGGCCGACGGTGCGCGAAGCCTTGATTGCGCTCGAGGTCGAGGGCCGGCTGCGCATCCGCGTCGGTTCCGGCATCTATGTGACCGAGCCCGCCGACGCCGTGCCCGCGCCATCAGCGATCATCGAAGGCCCGTTCGAGTTGCTGCGTGCCCGCGAATTCCTCGAAAGCGCCATCGCAGAGCAAGCCGCGCGCGTGGCGACCAAAGACGACATCGACCGCATCGACGCCGCGCTCGTCGCGATGGAGAATGTCGACCATCCCGGCGAAGCCTCGATGGTGCATGACCGCGCCTTCCACATCGCCATCGCAGGATGTCTCGGCAACGCCGTGCTGGTGCGGGTCGTCGGCGAGTTGTTCGACCAGCGCCTCAATCCCTATTTCGCGCAGCTGGCGCATTATTTCGAGAACCCCACCACGTGGCGAACCGCGCTCGACGAGCACCGGGCCGTGCGCGACGCGATCGCTGCGCGCCGGCCGCAGACGGCCTATGACGCCATGCGCGATCACCTCGCGCATTCGCAGGAGCGCTTTGCACAGAATTTTGGTGCCGAGACATCAGCAGAAGCAGCGGCTGCACGGAAGCAGGCGGCGCCGTCCGCGGTTCAGCCGGCGAAATCAAAACGACCGTCGAAGAAACAGGCCAAGAGCGGCAGCTCGCGGCGGCGGTGA
- a CDS encoding dienelactone hydrolase family protein yields the protein MSFENTITSDVIGLTKVAPLSRRGFMSATAAVAAGYTLAAGPVRADIVTTDTSGLQAGDAKIKVGSEEMPAYFARPAGNTKAPVIIVAMEIFGLHEYIRDVTRRLAKLGAFAVAPDYYFRKGVDLTKVADVKELLPVVNAKPDAELLSDLDAVVAWAGSQGGDATRLGTIGFCRGGRTVWEYAAHSGALKAGVAFYGTLVDPANPLWPRSPLQLAPEMKAPVLGLYGGADTGIPVAQVEQMKAALEQSKKPADFKIYPEAPHGFHADYRGSYRKDAAEDAWKQAEAWFKKYGVLS from the coding sequence ATGAGCTTTGAAAACACCATCACATCCGACGTCATTGGACTGACGAAAGTCGCCCCGCTCTCGCGCCGCGGATTCATGAGCGCCACCGCAGCCGTCGCCGCGGGCTACACGCTCGCGGCCGGTCCGGTCCGGGCCGATATCGTCACGACGGATACCAGCGGCCTCCAGGCCGGTGATGCCAAGATCAAGGTCGGCTCCGAGGAAATGCCCGCCTATTTCGCCCGCCCGGCCGGCAATACCAAGGCGCCGGTGATCATCGTGGCGATGGAGATCTTCGGCCTGCACGAATACATCAGGGACGTGACGCGGCGTCTCGCCAAGCTCGGCGCATTCGCGGTCGCGCCCGACTATTATTTCCGCAAGGGCGTCGACCTGACCAAGGTCGCGGACGTCAAGGAGCTGCTGCCGGTGGTGAATGCGAAGCCGGACGCGGAGTTGTTGTCGGATCTGGATGCTGTGGTCGCCTGGGCAGGATCGCAAGGCGGCGACGCAACGCGGCTCGGCACCATCGGCTTCTGCCGGGGCGGCCGCACGGTCTGGGAATATGCCGCCCACAGCGGTGCGCTCAAGGCGGGCGTTGCCTTCTATGGGACCCTGGTCGATCCCGCCAACCCGTTGTGGCCGAGGAGCCCGCTGCAGCTCGCGCCCGAGATGAAGGCGCCGGTGCTCGGCCTCTATGGCGGCGCCGATACCGGCATTCCCGTCGCCCAGGTCGAGCAGATGAAGGCAGCGCTCGAGCAGAGCAAAAAGCCGGCCGACTTCAAGATCTACCCCGAAGCGCCGCACGGCTTCCATGCCGACTATCGCGGCAGCTACCGCAAGGACGCCGCCGAAGATGCCTGGAAGCAGGCAGAGGCCTGGTTCAAGAAATACGGCGTGTTGAGCTGA
- a CDS encoding nuclear transport factor 2 family protein — translation MGNDTKVIAANAAFYAAFSTGDFAGMERMWADDDGISCIHPGWPAIIGRATVIGSWRDILQNPERPQIVCAEPQAIVDGDSARVLCIEIVDGTALAAANHFRRVGNDWRLVHHQSSPIAQIVEQAEDDRASHRVH, via the coding sequence ATGGGAAACGACACCAAGGTCATCGCCGCCAACGCGGCCTTCTACGCCGCTTTTTCAACGGGCGACTTCGCCGGCATGGAACGGATGTGGGCGGACGACGACGGCATCTCCTGCATCCATCCCGGCTGGCCGGCGATCATCGGACGCGCCACCGTGATCGGAAGCTGGCGCGACATCCTGCAGAACCCGGAGCGGCCGCAGATCGTCTGCGCCGAGCCGCAGGCGATCGTCGACGGCGACAGCGCCCGCGTGCTTTGCATCGAGATCGTCGACGGCACTGCGCTGGCCGCCGCCAACCATTTTCGCCGCGTTGGCAACGACTGGCGCCTGGTGCACCATCAGTCCAGTCCGATCGCGCAGATTGTCGAGCAGGCTGAGGACGATAGGGCCAGTCACCGCGTCCACTGA
- a CDS encoding mannitol dehydrogenase family protein, translating to MRQSSMRLGRANLDRLAPAIRRPAYDRSRLTPGIVHLGLGAFHRAHQAVVIDDCLAAGATSWGIVGASLRSPDTRDALAPQDHLYTVAVRAAEGTEHRVIGALLDSVVAREKPAALVERMTDPSTRIVSLTVTEKGYCHTPQTGDLDERHPDIAHDLNNFDAPRSTPGFIVAALARRRAQGLSPFTVLCCDNLAANGHTVQRIVTQFAALRSKDLGKWIADTVAFPSTMVDRIVPETTDADRDAIASALGMRDAWPVMTEPFTQWVVEDRFTAGRPDLAAAGVELVGDVKPFELMKLRLLNASHSALAYLGYLSGYETIADTMQDPHFARLAARVMEEAAVTLTMPVGTDLGAYRASLLMRFANPALHHRTWQIAMDGSQKLPQRLLGAMQDRLARGLPIATHALAVAGWMRYVSGVDEQGRAIDVRDPLAGEFAALAREAGPVAERLAPALLGVAKVFGPLGAEPRLREAVTVALGRLYADGARRAVATHVSA from the coding sequence ATGCGCCAGAGCTCGATGCGCCTTGGTCGCGCCAATCTCGACCGGTTGGCACCTGCCATCCGCCGTCCGGCCTATGACCGATCGCGCCTCACGCCTGGCATCGTGCATCTCGGCCTGGGGGCATTTCATCGCGCGCACCAAGCGGTTGTCATCGACGATTGCCTTGCTGCAGGAGCGACGTCCTGGGGCATCGTCGGCGCCAGCCTGCGCAGCCCGGATACGCGCGACGCCCTCGCCCCGCAGGACCACCTCTACACAGTCGCCGTGCGTGCCGCCGAAGGTACCGAGCACCGGGTCATCGGCGCACTGCTCGACAGTGTCGTCGCGCGCGAGAAGCCGGCAGCCCTGGTCGAACGGATGACCGATCCTTCCACCCGCATCGTTTCGCTCACCGTCACCGAGAAGGGCTATTGCCACACGCCGCAGACCGGCGATCTCGATGAGCGGCATCCCGACATCGCGCATGATCTGAACAATTTCGACGCGCCGCGCTCGACGCCGGGCTTCATCGTCGCCGCGCTGGCACGGCGGCGGGCGCAGGGTCTTTCGCCCTTCACCGTGCTGTGCTGCGACAACCTCGCCGCCAACGGCCACACCGTGCAGCGGATCGTGACGCAATTTGCCGCGCTGCGCTCGAAAGATCTCGGCAAGTGGATCGCCGATACGGTCGCTTTCCCCTCGACCATGGTCGACCGCATCGTGCCGGAGACGACGGATGCCGATCGCGATGCGATCGCATCCGCGCTAGGCATGCGCGACGCCTGGCCTGTCATGACCGAGCCGTTCACGCAATGGGTGGTCGAGGACCGCTTCACCGCGGGCCGGCCAGACCTTGCCGCGGCGGGGGTCGAGCTCGTCGGCGACGTCAAGCCGTTCGAACTGATGAAGCTGCGGCTGCTCAACGCCAGCCATTCCGCGCTCGCCTATCTCGGCTATCTCTCCGGCTACGAGACCATCGCCGACACCATGCAGGATCCTCACTTCGCACGCCTCGCCGCACGAGTGATGGAAGAGGCTGCGGTGACGCTGACGATGCCCGTGGGCACCGATCTTGGCGCCTATCGCGCCTCGCTGCTCATGCGCTTCGCCAATCCGGCGCTGCATCACCGCACCTGGCAGATTGCCATGGATGGCTCGCAAAAGCTGCCGCAGCGGTTGCTCGGCGCGATGCAGGATCGCCTTGCCAGGGGCCTGCCGATCGCAACGCATGCGCTCGCGGTCGCCGGCTGGATGCGCTATGTCAGCGGCGTCGATGAGCAGGGCCGCGCCATCGACGTGCGCGATCCGCTCGCCGGGGAGTTCGCCGCGCTGGCGCGCGAGGCGGGGCCCGTTGCCGAGCGCCTCGCCCCCGCACTGCTGGGGGTGGCGAAGGTGTTCGGGCCGCTCGGCGCCGAGCCTCGCCTGCGCGAGGCCGTCACCGTGGCGCTCGGCCGCCTCTATGCCGACGGCGCACGGCGGGCCGTGGCAACGCACGTTTCGGCGTGA
- a CDS encoding MarR family winged helix-turn-helix transcriptional regulator, with protein sequence MNLARESIELLEQAARILWFEGTKHGLRDREWMALRFLSRANRFSRTPSALASYVGTTRGTASFIIGELERLGYLERKRSATDKRSVTLSVTQQGKKFLVRDPVNVLVEAIAVLGDEVKIRFRDTFRHVLDHSDAAEQRHHTDVCKRCIFLREDRAGTDSKTAAEFSCRLFRAPIAEAEVDLLCTSFEHHRQ encoded by the coding sequence ATGAATTTGGCGCGCGAATCGATAGAACTGTTGGAGCAGGCCGCACGCATCCTGTGGTTCGAAGGCACCAAGCATGGTTTGCGCGACCGCGAATGGATGGCGCTGCGCTTCCTCTCCCGCGCCAACCGGTTTTCCCGAACCCCCTCGGCGCTGGCGAGCTACGTCGGCACCACGCGCGGCACCGCCTCGTTCATCATCGGCGAGCTCGAGCGGCTCGGCTATCTCGAGCGGAAGCGCTCGGCCACCGACAAGCGGTCGGTGACGTTGAGCGTGACCCAGCAGGGCAAGAAGTTTCTGGTGCGCGACCCCGTCAACGTCCTCGTCGAAGCGATTGCCGTTCTCGGTGACGAGGTCAAGATCCGCTTCCGCGACACGTTCCGGCACGTGCTTGACCACTCCGATGCCGCCGAGCAACGGCACCACACCGACGTCTGCAAGCGGTGCATCTTCCTGCGGGAGGATCGCGCCGGTACCGACAGCAAGACGGCGGCCGAGTTCAGCTGCCGCCTGTTTCGCGCGCCGATTGCCGAGGCGGAGGTCGATCTGCTGTGCACCAGCTTCGAGCATCACCGCCAATAG
- a CDS encoding HAD family hydrolase → MQAEALVQSPAGAAELIRRAAALIFDVDGTLAETEELHRQAFNLAFARRGLDWQWDRAVYKDLLRVTGGKERMRAYHTSLETAPPLSDMDIAELHCIKTAHYAELVETGRCPLRPGVTDLLTTAKARGQLLAIATTTWHGNIDALLSRALGKRWAADFNAIVAGDDVRHKKPAPDVYLEILARLNLEASDCVAIEDSANGLVAASRAGIPVLITRSMFFGDDDFTAARAVLDDLSELSDRQTKTEKQPHAQ, encoded by the coding sequence ATGCAGGCCGAAGCGTTGGTTCAGTCGCCAGCAGGCGCCGCCGAATTGATCCGCCGCGCGGCCGCGCTGATCTTCGACGTTGACGGCACCCTGGCCGAAACCGAGGAGCTGCATCGGCAGGCCTTCAACCTTGCCTTCGCCCGCCGCGGTCTCGACTGGCAATGGGACCGCGCCGTCTACAAGGACCTGCTGCGGGTGACGGGCGGCAAGGAACGCATGCGTGCCTACCACACAAGCTTAGAAACCGCTCCGCCCTTGTCGGACATGGACATCGCAGAGCTCCACTGCATCAAGACCGCGCATTATGCCGAGCTGGTCGAGACCGGCCGCTGCCCCTTGCGGCCGGGCGTGACGGATTTGCTCACGACCGCGAAGGCGCGCGGCCAGCTTCTTGCGATCGCGACCACCACCTGGCACGGCAATATCGATGCGCTGCTGTCGCGGGCGCTGGGCAAACGCTGGGCTGCGGATTTCAACGCGATCGTCGCCGGCGATGACGTCAGGCACAAGAAGCCGGCGCCGGACGTCTATCTCGAGATCCTGGCGCGGCTGAACCTCGAGGCGTCCGATTGCGTTGCAATCGAGGATTCCGCCAATGGTCTGGTCGCAGCCTCCCGCGCGGGCATTCCGGTTCTGATCACCCGCAGCATGTTCTTCGGGGACGATGACTTCACCGCGGCGCGGGCCGTGCTGGACGATCTGTCGGAACTTTCGGACCGCCAAACAAAAACTGAAAAACAACCCCATGCACAGTAG
- a CDS encoding sialic acid TRAP transporter substrate-binding protein SiaP — translation MTITAVISAATLLAATSASIAQTKLKWAHVYETSEPFHTASVWAAQEIAKRTNGRYQIEVYPASQLGKEADINQGLSLGSVDIIISGSSFAAKSFAPIGVTYYPYTFRDADHLLAYTKSDIFKELAKGYEDKSGHHIVAVTYYGVRQTSSNKPIKTCADMKGLKMRVPDVPAYLAMPRACGANTAPIAFAEVYLALQNGTVEAQENPLTTIEAKKFYEVQKHIVLTGHIVDHLNTVIAGALWKKLSDEDKKILTDVAQEAAAKATGEIKQNETKLVAFFKDKGLTVTEVDKNEFRDTVLKNVAFETFGYRKADWEKIQAVK, via the coding sequence ATGACGATTACAGCAGTGATTTCCGCCGCCACGCTGTTGGCGGCGACCAGCGCGAGCATCGCGCAGACCAAGCTCAAATGGGCCCACGTCTACGAGACCTCGGAGCCGTTCCACACGGCGTCGGTCTGGGCCGCGCAGGAGATCGCCAAGCGCACCAACGGGCGCTACCAGATCGAGGTCTATCCCGCCTCGCAGCTTGGCAAGGAGGCCGACATCAACCAGGGCCTGTCGCTCGGCTCGGTCGACATCATCATCTCCGGCTCGAGCTTCGCGGCCAAGAGCTTTGCGCCGATCGGCGTGACCTATTATCCCTACACCTTCCGCGATGCCGATCATCTGCTCGCCTACACCAAGAGCGACATCTTCAAGGAGCTCGCCAAGGGCTATGAGGACAAGAGCGGCCACCACATCGTCGCGGTGACCTATTACGGCGTGCGCCAGACGTCGTCGAACAAGCCGATCAAGACCTGCGCCGACATGAAGGGTCTGAAGATGCGCGTGCCCGATGTGCCCGCCTATCTCGCCATGCCGCGCGCCTGCGGCGCCAACACCGCGCCGATCGCGTTCGCCGAAGTCTATCTCGCGCTCCAGAACGGCACCGTCGAGGCGCAGGAGAATCCGCTGACCACCATCGAGGCCAAGAAGTTCTACGAGGTGCAGAAGCACATCGTGCTGACCGGCCACATCGTCGACCACCTCAATACCGTGATCGCCGGCGCGCTGTGGAAGAAGCTCTCCGACGAGGACAAGAAGATCTTGACCGACGTGGCGCAGGAGGCGGCAGCCAAGGCCACGGGTGAGATCAAGCAAAACGAAACCAAGCTGGTCGCCTTCTTCAAGGACAAGGGCCTGACCGTGACCGAAGTCGACAAAAACGAGTTCCGCGACACCGTGCTGAAGAACGTCGCGTTCGAGACGTTCGGCTACCGCAAGGCGGATTGGGAGAAGATCCAGGCGGTGAAATAA